The following coding sequences lie in one Cotesia glomerata isolate CgM1 linkage group LG5, MPM_Cglom_v2.3, whole genome shotgun sequence genomic window:
- the LOC123264638 gene encoding 26S proteasome non-ATPase regulatory subunit 4 has translation MVLESTMICVDNSDYMRNGDFLPTRLQAQQDAVNLVCHSKTRSNPENNVGLITLANVEVLATLTSDVGRILSKLHQVQPNGNLNIITGIRIAHLALKHRQGKNHKMRIVAFVGSPILFDEKELVKLAKRLKKEKVNVDIVSFGEEAVNNDVLTSFINALNGKDGTGSHLVTVPPGPHLSDALISSPIIQGEDGMGGPGISGNAFEFGVDPNEDPELALALRVSMEEQRQRQEEEARHAQVAETEVKPEIVTETPNEEAMLKRALAMSLEGTEEVSSVPETNPTSSQVPDFARMSEEEQIAFAMQMSMQDQQDFEPKKEEAMEVEDDYAAVMSDPTFLQTVLESLPGVDPQSEAVRQAVSSIQQNKDKEKDKNNEKK, from the exons ATGGTTCTCGAGAGTACGATGATATG TGTCGACAACAGCGACTATATGAGAAATGGAGATTTCTTGCCAACAAGACTTCAAGCTCAACAAGACGCTGTCAATTTAGTATGTCATTCAAAAACTCGCTCAAATCCAGAAAATAATGTTGGGTTGATTACGCTTGCTAA TGTAGAAGTACTTGCTACTTTAACAAGTGACGTAGGACGAATTTTGTCAAAACTACATCAGGTTCAACCTAATGGCAATCTCAACATAATTACTGGGATCAGGATCGCTCAT TTGGCGCTCAAGCACCGCCAAGGGAAAAATCATAAGATGAGAATCGTAGCCTTTGTCGGGAGCCCGATTCTATTCGACGAAAAAGAGCTTGTCAAATTAGCAAAGCGCTTAAAGAAAGAAAAAGTCAACGTTGATATTGTCAGTTTCGGTGAAGAAGCTGTTAATAATGATGTATTGACATCATTTATAAATGCTTTAAATGGTAAAGATGGTACTGGAAGTCATCTTGTAACCGTGCCTCCTGGTCCACATCTATCAGACGCTTTAATATCCTCTCCAATAATTCAAGGGGAAGATGGTATGGGTGGTCCGGGAATAAGTGGAAATGCTTTCGAATTTGGCGTAGATCCTAATGAAGATCCAGAACTAGCATTg GCATTGCGAGTTTCTATGGAAGAACAACGACAACGCCAAGAAGAAGAAGCTCGTCATGCTCAAGTTGCAGAAACTGAAGTTAAACCGGAAATAGTTACAGAAACTCCAAATGAAGAAGCTATGCTTAAACGGGCTTTAGCTATGTCACTCGAGGGTACTGAGGAAGTATCGAGCGTACCAGAGACTAATCCCACTTCTAGCCAAGTTCCAGATTTCGCTCGAATGTCCGAAGAAGAACAGATTGCTTTCGCAATGCAAATGTCTATGCAAGATCAAC aaGACTTTGAGCCTAAAAAAGAAGAAGCCATGGAAGTTGAAGATGACTATGCTGCTGTTATGTCTGATCCTACATTTTTGCAGACAGTTTTAGAAAGTCTTCCTGGTGTTGATCCGCAATCAGAAGCTGTACGTCAAGCCGTTAGTTCCATACAgcaaaataaagataaagaaaaagacaaaaataatgaaaaaaaataa